The Xanthomonas sp. CFBP 8443 genome has a window encoding:
- a CDS encoding DUF779 domain-containing protein, which yields MDAAAPASGVPLQVLATLPALQLIERLRARHGPLLFHQSGGCCDGSSPMCYPQDDFIVGDRDVQLGEIGGAPFYISAPQFEYWKHTQLIIDVVPGRGGMFSLENGEGVRFLVRSRLFDDAEYLALQAAGKV from the coding sequence ATGGACGCCGCCGCGCCCGCTTCCGGCGTACCGCTGCAGGTGCTGGCGACGCTGCCGGCGCTGCAGCTGATCGAGCGGCTGCGCGCGCGGCACGGGCCGTTGCTGTTCCACCAGTCCGGCGGCTGTTGCGACGGGTCTTCGCCGATGTGCTACCCGCAGGACGACTTCATCGTCGGCGACCGCGACGTGCAGCTGGGCGAGATCGGTGGCGCGCCGTTCTACATCAGCGCCCCGCAGTTCGAATACTGGAAGCACACCCAGCTGATCATCGACGTGGTGCCCGGCCGCGGCGGCATGTTCTCGCTGGAGAACGGCGAGGGCGTGCGCTTCCTGGTGCGCTCGCGGCTGTTCGACGATGCCGAGTATCTGGCGTTGCAGGCGGCGGGGAAGGTGTAG
- a CDS encoding Ku protein has translation MARPIWTGTLSFGLLNVPVSLMSGERRIDLHFRMLDARDKRPIRFERVNADTGEEVPWKDIVKAFEYSKGNYVVVEQKDIASAAPESHETVEVEAFVDAADIDLRYFEKPYVLVPGKKAEKGYVLLRETLRATGKVGIARVVIRTREYLSAVMPHDDALVLILLRYPQELVDLEDYTLPSGKAADYRISAKETEMAAQLIDSMSGKWDPSSYHDEFRERLQAVIQKRIKAQEGTAQVDDDADAPQREDAATNVVDFMSLLQKSLEAKRRTPAKGNDDALPVSKTAKKPAKKAAKKAAKPAAKSAAKAKPAKKASASKAPARRKAG, from the coding sequence ATGGCGCGCCCGATCTGGACCGGCACCCTGTCCTTCGGCCTGCTCAACGTGCCGGTGTCGCTGATGTCCGGCGAACGCCGCATCGACCTGCATTTCCGCATGCTCGATGCGCGCGACAAGCGCCCGATCCGGTTCGAGCGGGTCAATGCCGACACCGGCGAAGAGGTGCCGTGGAAGGACATCGTCAAGGCGTTCGAGTACAGCAAGGGCAACTACGTGGTGGTCGAGCAGAAGGACATCGCCTCGGCCGCGCCGGAGAGCCACGAGACGGTGGAAGTGGAGGCCTTCGTCGACGCTGCCGACATCGACCTGCGCTACTTCGAGAAACCCTACGTGCTGGTGCCGGGCAAGAAGGCCGAGAAGGGCTACGTGCTGCTGCGCGAGACGCTGCGCGCCACCGGCAAGGTCGGCATCGCGCGGGTGGTGATCCGTACCCGCGAATACCTGTCGGCGGTGATGCCGCACGACGACGCGCTGGTGCTGATCCTGCTGCGCTATCCGCAGGAACTGGTGGACCTGGAGGACTACACGCTGCCCAGCGGCAAGGCCGCCGACTACCGGATCAGCGCCAAGGAAACCGAGATGGCCGCGCAGCTGATCGATTCGATGTCGGGGAAGTGGGATCCGTCGTCTTATCACGACGAATTCCGCGAGCGCCTGCAGGCGGTGATCCAGAAGCGCATCAAGGCGCAGGAGGGCACCGCCCAGGTGGACGACGACGCCGACGCGCCGCAGCGCGAGGATGCCGCCACCAACGTGGTCGATTTCATGTCGCTGCTGCAGAAGAGCCTGGAGGCCAAACGGCGCACCCCGGCCAAGGGCAACGACGACGCGCTGCCGGTGAGCAAGACCGCCAAGAAGCCGGCCAAGAAAGCGGCGAAGAAGGCAGCCAAGCCCGCCGCCAAATCCGCGGCCAAGGCCAAGCCGGCGAAAAAGGCCAGCGCAAGCAAGGCGCCGGCGCGGCGCAAGGCGGGGTAG
- the lldR gene encoding transcriptional regulator LldR, whose amino-acid sequence MTNSPAPATADAAPKPASRRGQRDPAPEAPAPGGGRLSDRVAAQLRALIAQRGLQPDARLPAERTLALELGVSRTALREAIAQLASQGLLRARAGGGTYVQRPHTPEERVVAPLQPFLPLLQGDPEYRFDVLETRHALEGATAWHAALRATDADRARIAAAFEAMLQAHAQGDAAAEARADADFHLAIAEAAHNRVLLQVMRGLFDLLQTNISQSRHMLFQSPRTFAPLLAQHRALHDAILAGEPERARDAAHAHLAFVHTALRSLDEDEARRARASRLPSSP is encoded by the coding sequence ATGACCAATTCACCGGCGCCTGCAACGGCCGATGCTGCACCCAAACCAGCATCACGCCGTGGCCAGCGCGATCCTGCGCCCGAAGCGCCGGCGCCCGGCGGCGGCCGCCTCAGCGACCGGGTCGCCGCGCAACTGCGCGCGCTGATCGCCCAACGCGGGCTGCAGCCGGACGCGCGCCTGCCGGCCGAGCGCACCCTGGCGCTGGAACTGGGCGTGTCGCGCACCGCGTTGCGCGAGGCGATCGCCCAGCTCGCCAGCCAGGGGCTGCTGCGCGCCCGCGCCGGCGGCGGCACCTACGTGCAGCGCCCGCACACGCCCGAGGAGCGCGTGGTGGCGCCGCTGCAGCCGTTCCTGCCGCTGCTGCAGGGCGATCCGGAATACCGCTTCGACGTGCTGGAGACCCGCCATGCGCTGGAAGGCGCCACCGCCTGGCACGCCGCGCTGCGCGCCACCGACGCCGACCGCGCGCGCATCGCCGCCGCGTTCGAGGCGATGCTGCAGGCGCATGCGCAGGGCGATGCGGCCGCCGAGGCGCGCGCCGACGCCGACTTCCACCTGGCCATCGCCGAGGCCGCGCACAACCGCGTGCTGCTGCAGGTGATGCGCGGCCTGTTCGACCTGCTGCAGACCAACATCTCGCAGAGCCGGCACATGCTGTTCCAGTCGCCGCGCACCTTCGCCCCGCTGCTGGCGCAGCACCGCGCGCTGCACGACGCGATCCTGGCCGGCGAGCCGGAACGCGCGCGCGACGCCGCGCACGCCCATCTGGCGTTTGTACATACCGCCCTGCGCAGCCTCGACGAGGACGAAGCGCGCCGCGCGCGCGCCTCGCGCCTGCCCTCCTCTCCCTGA
- a CDS encoding sensor histidine kinase produces MHRFLHDLIEPKRLAGLATVATVLWSFHLQPQAPPAWRWTVAGVFVLLLLGYRYLPTPRLRDAALWLQAAAGLALVWLEPGVGTAPVLLVVVVTQVALLWEPRRVLVLALLVNLGTFLLLSTAGFKRALLTTLIYAGFHAFAALSAHYARTTEIARQALARVNADLLATRALLADSARDAERLRLARELHDVAGHKLTALRINLRLLLADPDLARREELGVVERLSGELLADIRNVVQSLRDDRGLDLETALRALAAPFPRPQLRLQIDPEVRVTDPQLAEALLRLVQEALTNAARHADADAVHVRLHHEDGQLRVDIEDDGRRAERIQEGNGIAGMRERLAALRGRLDLGRTPLGGMLLTARLPL; encoded by the coding sequence ATGCACCGCTTCCTGCACGACCTGATCGAACCCAAGCGCCTGGCCGGGCTGGCCACCGTGGCCACTGTGCTGTGGTCGTTCCATCTGCAGCCGCAGGCACCGCCTGCCTGGCGTTGGACCGTGGCGGGCGTGTTCGTGTTGCTGTTGCTCGGCTACCGCTACCTGCCCACGCCGCGCCTGCGCGACGCCGCGCTGTGGCTGCAAGCCGCCGCGGGGCTGGCCCTGGTGTGGCTGGAACCGGGCGTCGGCACCGCGCCGGTGCTGCTGGTGGTGGTGGTGACGCAGGTGGCCTTGCTGTGGGAGCCGCGCCGGGTGCTGGTGCTGGCGCTGCTGGTCAACCTGGGCACGTTCCTGCTGCTGTCCACGGCCGGTTTCAAGCGCGCCTTGCTGACCACCCTGATCTACGCTGGTTTCCACGCCTTCGCCGCGCTGTCCGCGCACTACGCGCGCACCACCGAGATCGCGCGCCAAGCGCTGGCCCGGGTCAACGCCGACCTGCTCGCCACCCGCGCGCTGCTGGCCGACAGCGCGCGCGACGCAGAACGCCTGCGCCTGGCGCGCGAGCTGCACGACGTGGCTGGGCACAAACTCACCGCGCTGCGGATCAACCTGCGCCTGCTGCTGGCCGATCCGGACCTGGCGCGGCGCGAGGAGCTCGGCGTGGTCGAGCGGCTGTCCGGCGAACTGCTGGCCGATATCCGCAACGTCGTGCAGTCGTTGCGCGACGACCGCGGGCTGGATCTGGAAACCGCGCTGCGCGCGTTGGCCGCGCCGTTCCCGCGGCCGCAGCTGCGGTTGCAGATCGACCCCGAGGTGCGCGTCACCGATCCGCAACTGGCCGAAGCGCTGCTGCGGCTGGTGCAGGAAGCGCTGACCAACGCCGCGCGGCACGCCGATGCCGATGCGGTCCATGTACGTCTGCATCACGAGGATGGGCAATTGCGCGTGGACATCGAGGACGACGGCCGCCGCGCCGAGCGGATCCAGGAAGGCAACGGCATCGCCGGCATGCGCGAGCGTCTGGCCGCGCTGCGCGGCCGGCTCGACCTGGGCCGCACGCCGTTGGGCGGCATGCTGCTGACCGCGCGGTTGCCGTTGTGA
- the lldD gene encoding FMN-dependent L-lactate dehydrogenase LldD — translation MIISAASDYRAAAQARLPPFLFHYIDGGAYAEHTLRRNVADLADIALRQRILRNMAELSLETELFGERLALPLALAPVGLTGMYARRGEVQAARAAAARGVPFTLSTVSVCPIEEVAPAIDRPIWFQLYVLKDRGFMRNALERAKAAGVTTLVFTVDMPTPGARYRDAHSGMSGPNAPLRRMLQAVTHPRWAWDVGLLGRPHDLGNISTYRGSPTGLADYIGWLGANFDPSIAWKDLEWIREFWTGPMVIKGILDPDDARDAVRFGADGIVVSNHGGRQLDGVLSSARALPAIADAVKGELKILADSGIRSGLDVVRMLALGADAVLLGRAFVYALAAAGQAGVENLLTLIEKEMRVAMTLTGARSIAEISRDSLARVTRESAVSP, via the coding sequence ATGATCATCTCCGCCGCTTCCGACTACCGCGCCGCCGCCCAGGCGCGGCTGCCGCCGTTCCTGTTCCACTACATCGACGGCGGCGCCTACGCCGAGCACACGCTGCGGCGCAACGTCGCCGACCTGGCCGACATCGCGCTGCGCCAGCGGATCCTGCGCAACATGGCCGAACTGAGTCTGGAGACCGAACTGTTCGGCGAGCGCCTGGCGCTGCCGCTGGCCCTGGCCCCGGTGGGCCTGACCGGCATGTACGCGCGCCGCGGCGAGGTGCAGGCCGCGCGCGCGGCGGCGGCCAGGGGCGTGCCGTTCACCCTGTCCACGGTGTCGGTGTGCCCGATCGAGGAAGTGGCGCCGGCGATCGACCGGCCGATTTGGTTCCAGCTGTACGTGCTCAAGGACCGCGGCTTCATGCGCAACGCGCTGGAGCGGGCCAAGGCGGCCGGCGTGACCACGCTGGTGTTCACCGTGGACATGCCCACCCCCGGCGCACGCTACCGCGACGCGCACTCGGGCATGAGCGGGCCGAACGCGCCGCTGCGGCGCATGCTGCAGGCCGTCACCCATCCGCGCTGGGCCTGGGACGTGGGCCTGCTGGGGCGCCCGCACGACCTGGGCAACATCTCCACCTACCGCGGCAGCCCGACCGGCCTGGCCGACTACATCGGCTGGCTCGGCGCGAACTTCGACCCGTCGATCGCGTGGAAGGACCTGGAATGGATCCGCGAGTTCTGGACCGGGCCGATGGTGATCAAGGGCATCCTCGACCCGGACGACGCGCGCGATGCGGTGCGCTTCGGTGCCGACGGCATCGTCGTCTCCAACCACGGCGGGCGCCAGCTCGACGGCGTGCTATCCAGCGCGCGCGCCTTGCCGGCGATCGCCGATGCGGTGAAGGGCGAGCTGAAGATCCTGGCCGACTCCGGCATCCGCAGCGGGCTGGACGTGGTGCGCATGCTCGCCCTCGGCGCCGACGCGGTGCTGCTCGGCCGCGCGTTCGTCTATGCGCTGGCCGCGGCCGGCCAGGCCGGGGTGGAGAACCTGCTGACGCTGATCGAGAAGGAAATGCGAGTGGCGATGACACTGACCGGCGCCCGGTCGATCGCCGAGATCTCGCGCGACTCGCTGGCGCGGGTCACCCGCGAGTCGGCGGTGTCGCCGTAA
- a CDS encoding isoprenylcysteine carboxylmethyltransferase family protein: MHLTLRNPDLLFALLGACWGLYEVLLSRRRRAADGGARDQGTLKMLWRVLYAALALAVLLSFLGLWRYAPALQEPARWTGCALLAAGLALRLWAIRVLARWFTVDVTIQEGHRLIRRGPYRYLRHPSYTGVLLSFYGLAIGLGDVLSLLAIVLPVTWAFLRRIQVEEAMLTQAFPEEYPDYAAHSWRLLPFVW, translated from the coding sequence ATGCACCTGACCCTGCGAAACCCCGACCTGCTGTTCGCGCTGCTGGGCGCCTGCTGGGGCCTGTACGAGGTGCTGCTCAGCCGCCGCCGCCGCGCGGCCGACGGCGGCGCGCGCGACCAGGGCACGCTGAAGATGCTGTGGCGGGTGCTGTACGCGGCGCTGGCGCTGGCGGTGCTGCTGTCCTTCCTCGGCCTGTGGCGCTATGCGCCGGCGCTGCAGGAACCGGCGCGCTGGACCGGGTGCGCGTTGCTGGCGGCCGGGCTGGCGCTGCGGCTGTGGGCGATCCGGGTGCTGGCGCGCTGGTTCACCGTGGACGTGACCATCCAGGAAGGCCACCGGCTGATCCGCCGCGGCCCGTACCGTTACCTGCGCCATCCTTCCTACACCGGCGTGCTGCTGTCGTTCTACGGGCTGGCGATCGGGCTGGGCGACGTGCTGTCGCTGCTGGCGATCGTGCTGCCGGTGACCTGGGCGTTCCTGCGCCGCATCCAGGTGGAAGAGGCGATGCTGACCCAGGCCTTCCCCGAGGAGTACCCCGACTACGCCGCGCACAGCTGGCGGTTGCTGCCGTTCGTCTGGTGA
- a CDS encoding response regulator transcription factor: MSGLRIALADDQILVRAGLRALLQTQGIAVACEADDGEALLAALATTAVDVVLSDIRMPGMDGIQALQRLRARGDATPVLLLTTFDDADLLLRATEAGAQGFLLKDAAPEDLRDAIVRVAAGETLLQPVSTDPVRARYRYRDEDAPRDTFNEREVAILRLLAGGYSNKEIARSLFLAEGTVKNYVSTILDKLGTRDRTRAVLKAITLRII; the protein is encoded by the coding sequence GTGAGCGGCTTGCGCATCGCCCTGGCCGACGACCAGATCCTGGTGCGCGCCGGCCTGCGCGCGCTGTTGCAGACCCAGGGCATCGCCGTAGCCTGCGAGGCCGACGACGGCGAAGCGCTGCTGGCCGCGCTGGCCACCACTGCCGTGGACGTAGTGCTTAGCGACATCCGCATGCCCGGCATGGACGGCATCCAGGCATTGCAGCGGCTGCGCGCCCGCGGCGACGCCACCCCGGTGCTGCTGCTGACCACCTTCGACGACGCCGACCTGCTGCTGCGCGCCACCGAAGCCGGCGCGCAGGGCTTCCTGCTCAAGGACGCCGCGCCCGAAGACCTGCGCGATGCGATCGTGCGCGTGGCCGCGGGCGAGACCCTGCTGCAGCCGGTCAGCACCGACCCGGTCCGCGCGCGCTACCGCTATCGCGACGAAGACGCGCCGCGCGACACTTTCAACGAACGCGAAGTGGCGATCCTGCGCCTGCTCGCCGGCGGCTACTCGAACAAGGAAATCGCGCGCAGCCTGTTCCTGGCCGAAGGCACGGTGAAGAACTACGTCTCCACGATCCTGGACAAGCTCGGCACCCGCGACCGCACCCGCGCGGTGCTCAAGGCGATCACGCTGCGGATCATCTAA
- a CDS encoding peptidoglycan-binding domain-containing protein — MPRYTIVESVGNGVQAAHDYQDLERHHPTRGNERGRVYATVNGEREELLGNYNGAATVSRDGDHYVSKDFVLQAGNASAVPVPAIASGYIGRVDPSDGIVQIYDKPANDPSREMIAQYRHLDLRNTQLEAGDRIEYGQSVGIQGGFNNGNPKAFGKHVHVDINTSYLPQADRYIRDMDSGAITTDHRPQQASPNLTAAARVSDISGNGRTVAAPSGASVASAAPMADGVLRKEEHGPEVKALQERLNQLGYTDADGKALGTDGKFGDRTKHAVEAFQRDHHLDVDGIAGKDTLTALREAQVQRPGAAAAEPADAARPPLLSDKTHPQNPMYQQSVAALEKLGPSGGFKDRAELERAAGALTHDASISGMTRIDHVVASNNGNGLIAVEGKLDDPAHRRAFVDRDQATQQTLEQSTQKLRQDLPVAVEPEPVRETTRAMSV, encoded by the coding sequence ATGCCCAGATACACAATCGTCGAGTCGGTAGGAAACGGCGTGCAGGCGGCTCACGACTACCAGGATCTCGAGCGCCATCATCCCACCCGCGGCAACGAGCGCGGCCGCGTCTACGCCACGGTCAATGGCGAGCGCGAGGAACTGCTTGGCAACTACAACGGCGCGGCGACCGTCTCGCGCGACGGCGACCATTACGTTTCCAAGGATTTCGTGCTGCAGGCCGGCAACGCCAGCGCCGTCCCGGTACCGGCCATCGCCAGCGGCTACATCGGCAGGGTCGATCCCAGCGACGGCATCGTGCAGATCTACGACAAGCCGGCCAACGATCCCAGCCGCGAGATGATCGCCCAATACCGGCATCTGGATCTGCGCAATACCCAGCTCGAAGCCGGCGACCGGATCGAATACGGGCAATCTGTGGGGATCCAGGGCGGCTTCAACAACGGCAATCCCAAGGCCTTCGGCAAGCACGTGCATGTGGACATCAACACCAGCTACCTGCCGCAGGCCGACCGCTACATCCGCGACATGGACAGCGGCGCGATCACCACCGACCACCGACCGCAGCAGGCCTCGCCCAATCTCACCGCTGCGGCCAGGGTGAGCGATATCTCGGGCAATGGGCGCACGGTGGCCGCGCCGAGCGGGGCAAGCGTGGCGAGCGCCGCGCCAATGGCCGATGGCGTCCTGCGCAAGGAGGAGCATGGCCCGGAGGTGAAAGCGCTGCAGGAGCGCCTCAACCAGTTGGGCTACACCGATGCCGATGGCAAGGCCTTGGGCACCGACGGCAAGTTCGGCGACCGCACCAAGCACGCGGTCGAGGCGTTCCAGCGTGATCATCATCTGGATGTCGATGGCATCGCCGGCAAGGACACGCTCACGGCGCTCCGGGAGGCGCAGGTACAGCGTCCCGGCGCTGCCGCCGCCGAACCGGCCGATGCGGCGCGCCCGCCGCTGCTGTCGGACAAGACCCATCCGCAGAACCCGATGTACCAGCAGTCCGTCGCGGCGCTGGAGAAACTCGGGCCCTCGGGCGGATTCAAGGACCGCGCCGAACTCGAGCGAGCGGCGGGCGCACTGACGCACGATGCCAGCATCAGCGGGATGACGCGCATCGATCATGTGGTCGCCAGCAACAACGGCAACGGCCTCATTGCGGTGGAAGGCAAGCTGGACGATCCCGCGCACCGCCGCGCCTTCGTCGATCGCGACCAGGCCACGCAGCAGACCCTCGAGCAATCCACGCAGAAGCTGCGCCAGGATCTGCCCGTCGCGGTCGAGCCGGAACCCGTGCGCGAAACGACGCGCGCGATGTCGGTCTAG
- the adh gene encoding aldehyde dehydrogenase translates to MNAVTTAKPLATDPQSIFKSRYGNFIGGQWVEPKSGQYFENTTPISGKVFTSVARSNAQDIEAALDAAHAAKDAWGKTSATERSNALLKIADRIEQNLELLAYAETWDNGKPLRETLNADVPLCADHFRYFAGAIRAQEGGISEIDSDTIAYHFHEPLGVVGQIIPWNFPLLMACWKLAPAIAAGNCVVMKPAEQTPASILVLMEVIGDLLPPGVLNVVNGFGLEAGKPLASSPRIAKIAFTGETTTGRLIMQYASQNLIPVTLELGGKSPNIFFADVMAEDDDFLDKAIEGFVLFAFNQGEVCTCPSRALIQESIYDRFMEKALERVAAIKQGNPLDPNTMVGAQASSEQLEKILSYIDIGKQEGAEVLIGGERNALDGELAGGFYVKPTVFKGHNKMRVFQEEIFGPVVSVTTFKDEAEALAIANDTLYGLGAGVWSRDASRLYRMGRAIQAGRVWTNCYHAYPAHAAFGGYKQSGIGRENHKMMLDHYQQTKNLLVSYSPKALGFF, encoded by the coding sequence ATGAACGCCGTCACCACCGCCAAGCCGCTCGCCACCGATCCGCAGTCCATCTTCAAGTCGCGCTACGGCAACTTCATCGGCGGCCAATGGGTGGAACCCAAGAGCGGGCAGTACTTCGAGAACACCACGCCGATCAGCGGCAAGGTGTTCACTTCGGTGGCGCGCTCCAACGCGCAGGACATCGAGGCCGCGCTCGACGCCGCGCACGCGGCCAAGGACGCCTGGGGCAAGACCTCGGCCACCGAGCGCAGCAACGCGCTGCTGAAGATCGCCGATCGCATCGAACAAAATCTCGAGCTGCTGGCCTATGCCGAGACCTGGGACAACGGCAAGCCGCTGCGCGAGACGCTCAACGCCGACGTGCCGCTGTGCGCCGACCACTTCCGCTATTTCGCCGGCGCGATCCGCGCGCAGGAAGGCGGCATCTCCGAGATCGACAGCGACACCATCGCCTACCACTTCCACGAGCCGCTCGGCGTGGTCGGGCAGATCATCCCGTGGAACTTCCCGCTGCTGATGGCGTGCTGGAAGCTGGCCCCGGCGATCGCCGCCGGCAACTGCGTGGTGATGAAGCCGGCCGAGCAGACCCCGGCCTCGATCCTGGTGCTGATGGAGGTGATCGGCGACCTGCTGCCGCCGGGCGTGCTCAACGTGGTCAACGGCTTCGGCCTGGAAGCGGGCAAGCCGCTGGCCAGCAGCCCGCGCATCGCCAAGATCGCCTTCACCGGCGAGACCACCACCGGCCGGCTGATCATGCAGTACGCCAGCCAGAACCTGATCCCGGTGACGCTGGAACTGGGCGGCAAGTCGCCGAACATCTTCTTCGCCGACGTGATGGCCGAAGACGACGATTTCCTCGACAAGGCGATCGAAGGCTTCGTGCTGTTCGCGTTCAACCAGGGCGAGGTGTGCACCTGCCCGTCGCGCGCGCTGATCCAGGAATCGATCTACGACCGGTTCATGGAAAAGGCGCTCGAGCGCGTGGCCGCGATCAAGCAGGGCAATCCGCTGGATCCCAACACCATGGTCGGCGCGCAGGCCTCCAGCGAGCAGCTGGAGAAGATCCTGTCCTACATCGATATCGGCAAGCAGGAAGGCGCCGAGGTGCTGATCGGCGGCGAGCGCAACGCGCTGGACGGCGAGCTGGCCGGCGGCTTCTACGTCAAGCCAACGGTGTTCAAGGGCCACAACAAGATGCGCGTGTTCCAGGAAGAGATCTTCGGGCCGGTGGTGTCGGTGACCACGTTCAAGGACGAGGCCGAGGCGCTGGCGATCGCCAACGACACGCTGTACGGGCTGGGCGCCGGCGTGTGGAGCCGCGACGCGTCGCGCCTGTACCGCATGGGCCGCGCGATCCAGGCCGGGCGGGTGTGGACCAACTGCTACCACGCCTATCCGGCGCACGCCGCGTTCGGCGGCTACAAGCAGTCGGGCATCGGCCGCGAGAACCACAAGATGATGCTGGACCACTACCAGCAGACCAAGAACCTGCTGGTCAGCTACTCGCCGAAGGCGCTGGGGTTCTTCTGA
- the adhP gene encoding alcohol dehydrogenase AdhP translates to MNKTMKAAVVREFGKPLTIEEVEVPRPQAGDILVKIEACGVCHTDLHAAEGDWPVKPNPPFIPGHEGVGHVVAVGAGVSHVKEGDRVGIPWLYSACGHCEHCLGGWETLCEAQQNSGYSVNGGFAEYALANADYVGHLPKNIGFVEVAPILCAGVTVYKGLKVTDTKPGNWVVISGIGGLGHMAVQYAKAMGLNVAAVDVDDAKLELARRLGATVTVNALTTDPVAYLKKEIGGAHGALVTAVSPKAFEQAIGMVRRGGTVSLNGLPPGQFPLDIFGMVLNGVTVRGSIVGTRLDLQESLEFAEQGKVAATVATATLENINEVFARMRAGQIEGRIVLDMAA, encoded by the coding sequence ATGAACAAGACGATGAAAGCCGCGGTGGTACGCGAATTCGGCAAGCCGCTGACGATCGAGGAAGTGGAGGTGCCGCGGCCGCAGGCCGGCGACATCCTGGTCAAGATCGAGGCCTGCGGCGTGTGCCACACCGACCTGCACGCGGCCGAGGGCGACTGGCCGGTGAAGCCGAATCCGCCGTTCATTCCCGGCCACGAGGGCGTGGGCCATGTGGTCGCGGTCGGCGCTGGCGTGAGCCACGTCAAGGAAGGCGACCGGGTCGGGATCCCGTGGCTGTACTCGGCCTGCGGGCATTGCGAGCATTGCCTGGGCGGCTGGGAGACGCTGTGCGAGGCGCAGCAGAACTCCGGCTATTCGGTCAACGGCGGGTTCGCCGAGTACGCGCTGGCCAATGCCGACTACGTCGGCCACCTGCCGAAGAACATCGGCTTCGTCGAGGTCGCGCCGATCCTCTGCGCCGGCGTCACCGTGTACAAGGGGCTGAAGGTCACCGACACCAAGCCCGGCAACTGGGTGGTGATCTCCGGCATCGGCGGGCTCGGCCATATGGCCGTGCAGTACGCCAAGGCGATGGGCCTGAACGTCGCCGCGGTGGACGTGGACGACGCCAAGCTCGAGCTGGCCCGGCGCCTGGGCGCCACGGTGACGGTCAATGCGCTGACCACCGACCCGGTGGCCTACCTGAAGAAGGAGATCGGCGGCGCGCACGGCGCGCTGGTCACCGCGGTGTCGCCGAAGGCGTTCGAGCAGGCGATCGGCATGGTCCGCCGCGGCGGCACGGTGTCGTTGAACGGGCTGCCGCCGGGCCAGTTCCCGCTGGACATCTTCGGCATGGTGCTCAACGGCGTGACCGTGCGCGGCTCGATCGTCGGCACGCGCCTGGACCTGCAGGAATCGCTGGAGTTTGCCGAGCAGGGCAAGGTCGCCGCGACCGTGGCCACCGCCACGCTGGAGAACATCAACGAGGTGTTCGCGCGCATGCGCGCCGGCCAGATCGAAGGCCGTATCGTGCTGGACATGGCGGCCTGA